From the Polynucleobacter acidiphobus genome, the window TTGGGCGCCTATCAAGGTATCTTGGGATATAGCACTCAAGCGGAGCATGACCAATCCGTGCAGACTGCAAATAAAGATCTGCAACCGGTTTATGCCAAATACATGCAGATGAGCATTGAGCAGGTTGCGGCTGATCCTAAAGCTAAAGAAATGGGACAGCGCTTATTTTTGAACTATTGCGCACAATGCCATGGATCGGATGCGGGGGGTTCTAAGGGGTTTCCTAATCTGCATGACAAAGATTATTTATATGGTGGCGAACCAGAGATGATTCGGGCATCGATTGTGCAAGGACGGGCAGGCGTTATGCCCGCCTTTGGCCACCTAAGCTCTGCCCAAATTAGCGAGGTGGTCGCTTATGTCCGAAGCCTCTCGAACTTACCTGCCGATGATCTTCGTGTTGCTCAGGGCGAGGCTGTTTATAAAACGAATTGCGCCGCCTGTCATGGAGCAGACGGCAAAGGAAATATTGTTCTGGGCGCACCTAACTTAACCGATAAAGTTTGGCTCTACGGCAGTTCCGAGAAGGCGATTACTGAATCGGTACAGAAAGGTCGTAACGGCGTCATGCCGGGTCATGAGGCAATCCTAACTCCAGAAAAGATTCAGATTCTGACGGCGTATGTCTGGGGTTTATCGCATCAGCCGATGAGTACAAAGAAGTAAGCTCATGAATCAAACTTCATCGACACAGACTGCTGGCGACAGTAAGCCTGTGATCGAGATCGTGGAGCAGTCGCTTTACGAAGTTCGTAAACATATCTATCCGCGCTCGGTTAGCGGACCCTTTGCAAGTTGGCGTTTGGTCTTTGTGGTTCTGACCCAGTTGCTGTATTACGGATTGCCATGGCTCAGTTGGAATGATCGTCAGGCCGTTTTATTTGATTTGGTGCAGCGTAAGTTTTACATCTTTGGCTTGGTGTTGTGGCCGCAGGATGTGATCTATCTTACGCTTCTTCTGATTTTGTCGGCGCTTAGTCTCTTTCTATTTACTGCAGTCGCAGGCCGTTTATTTTGTGGCTACGCTTGTCCACAAACGGTCTATACCGAAATTTTCATGTGGATAGAGCGCAAAGTGGAGGGCGATCGGTTTGCTCGCATTCGCTTGGATGGAGAAGAGTGGCCTTGGAGTTTTAAAAAATGGCGACTGAAGATCACCAAGCATGCTTTGTGGATTGCAATCGCTTTGTGGACTGGATTTACCTTTATTGGATATTTCACGCCCATTAAAGAGCTAAGTGCCAACATCTTGGCTTTTTCTTTGGGGCCATGGCAAACCTTTTGGCTGTTCTTTTATAGCTTTGCAACATGGGGCAATGCGGGCTTTATGCGCGAGCAGGTTTGTAAATATATGTGCCCGTATGCCCGTTTTCAAAGTGTGATGGTCGACAAAGACACCTTTGTGGTGACCTATGACAAGATGCGTGGTGAGCCGCGGGGTAGTCGTAATAAATCAGACAATCAAGCTCAGAAGGGCTTAGGGGATTGTGTCGATTGCAGTATCTGTGTGCAGGTATGCCCCACGGGGATTGATATTCGTGATGGTTTGCAATATATGTGCATCGGCTGCGGCGCCTGTATCGATGCTTGTAATCAAGTCATGGATAAGATGCACTATCCCAAGGGCTTGGTGCGCTATACCACGGAGCGCGCCATGCTCAATCGCGAGTCAAATCAATCAGCACGTAGTCATTTGTTTCGCCCGCGCATCTTGATCTACACCTCAATTGTTTTGGTGTTGACTTCGGTGTTCTTATTTTCGCTCTTGACGCGCAACCCTTTGCGAGTCGATGTAATGCGTGACCGCGGTGCTCTAGCCCGTGAGGTTGATGGGCGCTATATTGAGAATGTCTATCGGGTCCAACTCATGAACTCTTCTGAGTCGCCGATGCGAGTCGATATTAAAGCAACCGGTTTGCCAGACATTGCAGTATTGGATTCTAGCGGCAAGGTTCTTCATAGTGTGGTGATTGCGCCAGCTAGTAATTTATTGATTCCAGTGAAGGCAAGCGTAGCGATCAATGAAGTGATATCCGGATCGCACCCGATTCAGTTCCAGTTTCGTGGGCAAGAGGGCGAATATATTCGCTCGCGCGATGAAAAATCAAGTTTTATTGTGCCACGCCAATAAAGGGAGTTCGTTATGAAATCAGAATCACAAATTTCAAAACCTTGGTGGAAACAGCTCTGGCCCTGGTTATTAATTCTGGGACCTGCCTTGGCAGCGATTGGTTGTGCGATCACCATTTATTTGGCATTTACCGTACATGCTGATGAACCCGTGCGCGATGGCATTAAGCGGGGCCTGAAGGTTGAACAGGTGCAACCGTGAAACTCAAGACAGCCATTTGGATTCTTTGGCCATCCTTTTTGGCAGCCATTATTGCTGAAGGTTTGGTATTTAGTTTATTTAAGCCTGAGGATTTACTGCTGTTTGGCCAGCCGCATCAATTATCGAACGAGGCGATTTACTCAATTGGTTTTTTTGCCTTTTGGTCGATTTGCGCGATTTCAAGCGCGATCTCATTATTTATCGTACGCGACTGTTTCTTAAACTCTAAGTCAGCAGACGATGATCTGCTTAACTAAGTCGCACGGGCGATGAGCAGTTGGTTTTCTCATTCGCGTTTGGCACTCCAGCGAGTTGATAAAGCCCCTCAATATCAATCAGTTTGACGTGCCGTTGTTTGATTTGCAATAAACCCGACTCGGTAAAGCGTGACAACATTCGACTTACTGTTTCAATTTGAATCCCAAGATAGCTACCAATGTCCTCACGACTCATCTTTAAATCAAATTCAGTAAATTCATATCCGCGAGCGGCATATCGTTGGGATAGGTTAATTAAAAAACCTGCGAGTCGTTCTTCGGCTCTGAGAGTTCCCAATGACAGTAAATGATGTTGATCCTGAGTTAGTTCACGACTTAAGATGCGATGGAATTGATGCTGCAAACTGGGAATTTGTGATGCTAAGTTCTCGAATTCGGAGAAGCGAATGATACAAACCTCACTCTCTTCAAGCGCAATTGCATTGGATTGGTATTGGTGCTCGCCAATGCCGTCTAAACCCAAAATCTCACCAGGCATATGAAAGCCAATGATTTGTGCGCGACCATCCGGTAATGAGTGCTCAGTTTTTAGGGTACCAAAACGAACGCTGTATATGGCGTTGAGCGGTTCACCGTGTCGGTATAAAGTGTCACCCTTGTGGAGATGGACTCGATCTTTGACGAGGGTGTCCACTTGGGTCACTTCGTTGGCAGAAAGACCAAGTGGCAAGCAAAATTGCCCCAAGACGCAGGTGGAGCATTTGTTCAGAATTTCTTTACTGGAAGAAATATTCATGATGATGCATATTCTAGTCGAGTGTCCAAAAAACTTCTATTTCACGCCCCATGCTCAGTAGCACATTATTTATCGGAATTCTCCTAGCCACAATGGCTAGCAGTTGGCATTGTGCCCTGATGTGCGGGGGAATTGCAGCCTCGATTGATCAATCGGTGGCAAAAATTAAGGTTTACCCCAATCGGTCAAAGGTCGTTTGGGATCAAATGGTGGTTCATTTGGCGAGGATTGCCAGTTATATGGCTTTGGGAGCGGGGGCTGCCTGGCTGGGAATTGCTTTTTGGAGACAAGAGGTGATCCCAATTCAGCGAGCATTATTTGGGATTACTGCCGGGATTCTCTTCTATCAAGCCTATCGGTTGATCAATCCAAGCGGTAAGAAAATCACCCATCTTTTTGGACAAAAGA encodes:
- the ccoP gene encoding cytochrome-c oxidase, cbb3-type subunit III, yielding MSDFFSPGWSIFIAIVTIVGIIWCLWLLMSQRKTKVPTDSSGNVTDTGHVWDDDLRELNNPLPRWWMWMFIISCIFGGIYLVLYPGLGAYQGILGYSTQAEHDQSVQTANKDLQPVYAKYMQMSIEQVAADPKAKEMGQRLFLNYCAQCHGSDAGGSKGFPNLHDKDYLYGGEPEMIRASIVQGRAGVMPAFGHLSSAQISEVVAYVRSLSNLPADDLRVAQGEAVYKTNCAACHGADGKGNIVLGAPNLTDKVWLYGSSEKAITESVQKGRNGVMPGHEAILTPEKIQILTAYVWGLSHQPMSTKK
- the ccoG gene encoding cytochrome c oxidase accessory protein CcoG; protein product: MNQTSSTQTAGDSKPVIEIVEQSLYEVRKHIYPRSVSGPFASWRLVFVVLTQLLYYGLPWLSWNDRQAVLFDLVQRKFYIFGLVLWPQDVIYLTLLLILSALSLFLFTAVAGRLFCGYACPQTVYTEIFMWIERKVEGDRFARIRLDGEEWPWSFKKWRLKITKHALWIAIALWTGFTFIGYFTPIKELSANILAFSLGPWQTFWLFFYSFATWGNAGFMREQVCKYMCPYARFQSVMVDKDTFVVTYDKMRGEPRGSRNKSDNQAQKGLGDCVDCSICVQVCPTGIDIRDGLQYMCIGCGACIDACNQVMDKMHYPKGLVRYTTERAMLNRESNQSARSHLFRPRILIYTSIVLVLTSVFLFSLLTRNPLRVDVMRDRGALAREVDGRYIENVYRVQLMNSSESPMRVDIKATGLPDIAVLDSSGKVLHSVVIAPASNLLIPVKASVAINEVISGSHPIQFQFRGQEGEYIRSRDEKSSFIVPRQ
- the fnr gene encoding fumarate/nitrate reduction transcriptional regulator Fnr; this encodes MNISSSKEILNKCSTCVLGQFCLPLGLSANEVTQVDTLVKDRVHLHKGDTLYRHGEPLNAIYSVRFGTLKTEHSLPDGRAQIIGFHMPGEILGLDGIGEHQYQSNAIALEESEVCIIRFSEFENLASQIPSLQHQFHRILSRELTQDQHHLLSLGTLRAEERLAGFLINLSQRYAARGYEFTEFDLKMSREDIGSYLGIQIETVSRMLSRFTESGLLQIKQRHVKLIDIEGLYQLAGVPNANEKTNCSSPVRLS